Proteins encoded together in one Centropristis striata isolate RG_2023a ecotype Rhode Island chromosome 6, C.striata_1.0, whole genome shotgun sequence window:
- the il17c gene encoding interleukin-17C, producing MDVTQIIIFGLFFLVPVLMQPCYDEDKLSDAAERKLRNHYPQPAEPAAAPDSPVSPASCPVEMFRQPPSKEYKDRSLSPWRYIRVTKADHFPSTYVEAQCLCTGCILIQDNNHPVESHNYNSVRIMQSRVFLKKELCNNNTEGKKYHLKPVTVEVAVGCTCVRTQTITSS from the exons ATGGACGTGACACAG ATCATCATATTCGGCCTTTTCTTCCTGGTGCCCGTGCTGATGCAGCCGTGCTATGATGAGGACAAGCTCAGTGACGCAGCGGAGCGCAAGCTGAGGAATCACTACCCGCAGCCTGCGGAACCTGCGGCTGCGCCGgactcacctgtctcacctgcctCCTGCCCGGTGGAGATGTTCCGCCAGCCGCCGTCTAAAGAATACAAAGACCGGTCCCTGTCCCCCTGGAGATACAT ACGTGTCACGAAGGCGGATCACTTTCCTTCCACCTATGTCGAGGCTCAGTGCCTGTGTACGGGATGCATCCTGATCCAGGACAACAATCACCCGGTGGAGAGCCACAACTACAACTCAGTACGCATAATGCAAAGCAGGGTGTTCCTCAAGAAGGAGCTCTGCAATAACAACACTGAGGGAAAGAAATATCATCTGAAGCCAGTCACTGTGGAAGTAGCTGTGGGCTGTACCTGCGTCAGGACTCAGACCATTACCTCCTCCTAG